The following nucleotide sequence is from Siphonobacter curvatus.
CCAAAGTCCGGTACGAGCTTGTTCGTATTGCCGATCCGGGTATAACCGGGCGTGCGGATGGTTTGTGCCAGACGGGGGTCGCGGTTCTGAACCTCTTCGTAAAATGGCAGGGTGTTGTAATTGGGTTTATCGGTAAACCGGCTGCCATCTTTCATCAGGTAACTGTTCACGAGCCGTTTTTCCAGACCGGGTTTTCCGTATGAAGCCGTAATGGTGTAGTAGTTGACATTGTGAAAAACCTGCAAATCACTACTGAACTTCCGAGCCAGAATCACTTCCTCGGGACTGGCTTTCAGCGAAGCAAACAAATCACGATACGCAAGATCCGGGCTGGTTGAATAGATCTGATAGCCGCTTTTTGTCATCAGTTCTTCGGAAGCCGTTACAGCTTCGTTCAGAAATTTGTCGGCATTGGGCAGGTTGAATTCCGTGTGGTACTTTCGGAAGGTTCCTTCAAACAAACAAATCCGGGATTTCAGGGCTAAAGCCGTCCATTTAGTAACCTCCTCGGTGGATTTGGTCGTAGCCAGTCGGGCCACAGCATCGTTGATGTCCGCCAGTACTGAATCCATGACCATCGTCCGGGGATCGCGGGCCTGCGTCAGGTACGCTTCGTCGGTCGTATTAATGACCTTGTTGTACCAGGGCACATCCCCAAAGCGGACCACTTTATTGAAGTAAAACCAGGCCCGGAAAAACTTGGCCAGTCCGACGTACTTGTTGGTCGTCGCCGAACTCAGTCCCTGACGATTGTAGTTTTCCAGGAAGTAATTAATCTTCCGCAGCTCGCCCCAATCCCAGCCCCCACCGGAAGTCGGCACCGTACGGCGACCCGTCACGGCATCGGGCAACGTGGTTTTAACGATGTTGTCAATGTCTTCGTTGTAGATGTCTTCCGCCGAGGGAATCACGTTGTAGAACGAATTGGTATACAGTCGTAAATCGCTTTCGCTGGTAAAAAACTGCTCAGGAGCGATCTCTGACAGCGGTTCCCGGTCCAGAAAACCTTTACAGCCTACCAGTCCCATCAGAACCAGAGCGAATACAGGAATAAGTCTTTTCATGAATAGAGCCAATTAAAAAGAGATGTCCAAACCGAATGAATACACTTTGCTGAAGGGATACACGCGACCGTTGGTCTCGGCGGCAGCCATCTCCGGATCGATGTAGGATGTTTTCAATTGGGTTAGGGTAAACATATTTTCACCACTCACGTAAATGCGGCAACGGGCCATTTTGATGCGTTGCAGCAGCGGGGAGGGCAGAGAATAACCCAGCGTTAAGTTCTTGAGGCGTACGTAGGCCAGGTTTTGCAGATAGCGGTTGTTGACGGCCTGTAAATCGCCCCCGCCGTTCAGGGCGGTGTAACCCCGGAGTACGGGCAGATAAGCCTTCGTGTTTTCGGGCGTCCAGATCTGCGATTCAAAATCTTTGGGAATGAACGAATAGTACGGCCGCGAATACGGTCCCCAGAATTTATCCGCGTTACTGCCCGGATACCAGTTCTGACGACCAATCCCCTGGAAAAAAGCAGATAGGTCGCAATTACCCCAGTTCGCTCCCAGGTTTACGCCGAATGAATACCGGGGAAGTGAGTTCCCGATGCGTTGGAGGTCACCGTGGTTAGCTACGGTGTTGTCCCCGACATTAATCTTCCCATCGCCGTTGATATCTACGTATCGTAAGTCACCGGCCCGCAGCTTGCCCCACTCACCGGGAGCACTCGAAATTTGCTTGTGTACCACCGAGTTACCCAACGGAATAGCGGCCTGCCAGGCGGCAGCTTCTTCATCACTCCCAAACATACCGTCGATGGTATAACCCCAGATTTCACCCAGTTGCTGGCCTACGTAATTGCTATTAAGTAATTGAGTGGGGTTATCGAAACGGGTGATTTCAGCTTTGTAATCTGATAGTACTACGCCCACGTTGTAGGAAAACGGCTTTCCACCGACAATAAAGCGATCTTTCCAATTTACCGACAGCTCAAACCCTTTGGTTAATAAATCGGCGGCGTTTTCGCGGGGCTCGGTGGCTCCGAATACCGTGGGCAGCGTCCGACCCTTGGTCAACATCCGGGTTGTGGCCCGGCGGTACCAGTCGTAGGAAACGTTCAGCTTGTTGCGAAGCAGGGCTACGTCTACGCCAACGTCGGCGGAAGTGGCTTTCTCCCAAGTCAGACTGGAGGAAATCGGTGCCGGGGATGACAGGTACTCCAGTTTCTGTCCGTTCATTAGATACGAAGAAGTACCGCGACTCATCGTCGAAAGATAGGCGTAGTTGGCCACTTGCTGATTACCCAGTGAACCATACGACGCTCTGATTTTGAATTCATTGGCGAAGGACTTAATCGGCTCGAAGAAGCTTTCCTCACTCACCCGCCATCCCGCTGATACAGAAGGGAAAAATCCAAAGCGATCACTGGGTCGGAATCGGGACGTACCATCGTAGCGACCGTTCAATTCAAGCAGGTACTTGCCGCGATAGTCGTAGTTGATCCGGGTAAAGTAGCCGAGCAGGGCCCATTCGGTTTGACCACCGTTGATTTCCTGAGCCCCCGAACCGAGGTTCACGTCATTGAGATCCTGAGACAGTAGGTCTTTCCGGTTGCCCGACAGACTTTTCTGCTGGTACAGTTCCTGGTTGTACCCCACCATAGCCTTAAAGGCGTGGTCGCCAAAGGTGTTGTCGTAGGTAGCATAGGCATTCACGACGTGGTACTGCGACAGGTTGGACGTTTCCGACAGCTGATCGTAGCCCACCGTACTCATCACACCGGGGAAGATCGACCAGGGAGCGGGCGTACGCCGCAGGAAGGTATTACCACTTTCCCAGGCACTTCGGTTTACGTTGAATACGCCATTAGAAAGCGTATAGCTGTAGGAACCCACGGCCGTAATGTGTTTGCCCAGTTGCAAAGTACCGCCGATGGTTTGCGTCAGTTCAAAGCGTTTTTCACCACCCTTGGATTTGCCGTGTAACAAATCGGCGTAGATACCGTCGCCGATGGTATAGTTGTTGAGTTCGGTCCGATACGTGGCCGTACCGTCGGGATTCACGGGTACGTAGGAAGGCAGGGCGTGTACGGTTACCGAGACAAAGTTGTTGTTGACGCCCCAGCCCGGATAGCTGTAATCATTGGCGTTGAACTGCGTATTGGTGTTGAGCGTAAACCAGTCGGTAACTTTTGTGTTGAGTTTGGCCCGGAAGTTATAGGCATTATAGATATCCTGATTCACCCGCATCACGCCCCGTTTCTGATAATACCGACCCGATACCAGATAGTCCGTTTTGTCATTACCTCCGCTAAAGCTCAGGTTATGTTCCATCGAAGGGGACCAGTCGCGAAACATGGTACGCCACCAGTCCGTGTTACCGTAGTAGATGTACATGTCCTTGCCATTACGGTTGTCAACGACCACGGAAGGCAAGGAATGATCCGTCTGACGTTTGCGAAGTTCTTCGTAATCTTCGTCCGTGTAACCCGTGTAGGATTTACCCGTCGCCCGAATAAAAGCTTCATCATTGAGCTTGGCCGAAGTGTAGCCATCCGTAATGAAATCCGTGCGAACCGTAGGCGTAGAAAAGCCGAAGTTGGTGCCATAATTCACGGACATCCGGCCGCCTTTGGCTTTTTTCGTCGTAACGAGTACGACACCAAAGGCTCCGCGAGCCCCGTAAATCGACGCCGAAGCCGCATCTTTCAGTACTGAAATACTCTCGACATCGCGGGGATTGATCGAGTTGAGCGAACCCGGTACGCCGTCAATCAAAATCAGCGGCGAGCCCGTACTACTGTTGATGGAGGCGTAACCGCGAATGTTGATGGTTCCCGCCGAACCGGGCCGTCCGTCACCGAATGTCACGTTCATACCCGGTACAGCTCCCTGCAAACCCTGGCTGATGTTGGCAATCGGGCGGCTTTCCAGCGTCTCGGCCCCTACCTGCGATACGGCTCCGGTGAGGTTCGCTTTTTTCTGCGTGCCGTACCCGACTACGACCAGCTCCTGCATATTTTTCGGATCCACCTGCAAGGCCAGATCAAGGGTACTCTGT
It contains:
- a CDS encoding RagB/SusD family nutrient uptake outer membrane protein codes for the protein MKRLIPVFALVLMGLVGCKGFLDREPLSEIAPEQFFTSESDLRLYTNSFYNVIPSAEDIYNEDIDNIVKTTLPDAVTGRRTVPTSGGGWDWGELRKINYFLENYNRQGLSSATTNKYVGLAKFFRAWFYFNKVVRFGDVPWYNKVINTTDEAYLTQARDPRTMVMDSVLADINDAVARLATTKSTEEVTKWTALALKSRICLFEGTFRKYHTEFNLPNADKFLNEAVTASEELMTKSGYQIYSTSPDLAYRDLFASLKASPEEVILARKFSSDLQVFHNVNYYTITASYGKPGLEKRLVNSYLMKDGSRFTDKPNYNTLPFYEEVQNRDPRLAQTIRTPGYTRIGNTNKLVPDFGATVTGYQLTKFVTAETEDSYNKSLNDMPVFRYAEVLLNYAEAKAELGTLSQSDLDKSIQLIRQRVAMPALELAKANADVDPYLAAQYTHVSEANRGVILEIRRERRIELVMESYRWNDLMRWKEGHLVADQFKGMYFPGLGKYDLDNNGTTDVVIYEGTKPTEKGPQYLKLGSEVVLEGGKNGGLVLINSNQTKSFNENRDYLYPIPIQERLLNKNLTQNPGWQDGL
- a CDS encoding SusC/RagA family TonB-linked outer membrane protein, yielding MKPILPVRRYGWVLRCIALAALLLAGTNLWALPLRVQTISGKVTDEKGEAMAGVSVREKNTVRGTITDAAGRYQLTVTDGNAVLVFSYVGYLPQEVTVGKQSTLDLALQVDPKNMQELVVVGYGTQKKANLTGAVSQVGAETLESRPIANISQGLQGAVPGMNVTFGDGRPGSAGTINIRGYASINSSTGSPLILIDGVPGSLNSINPRDVESISVLKDAASASIYGARGAFGVVLVTTKKAKGGRMSVNYGTNFGFSTPTVRTDFITDGYTSAKLNDEAFIRATGKSYTGYTDEDYEELRKRQTDHSLPSVVVDNRNGKDMYIYYGNTDWWRTMFRDWSPSMEHNLSFSGGNDKTDYLVSGRYYQKRGVMRVNQDIYNAYNFRAKLNTKVTDWFTLNTNTQFNANDYSYPGWGVNNNFVSVTVHALPSYVPVNPDGTATYRTELNNYTIGDGIYADLLHGKSKGGEKRFELTQTIGGTLQLGKHITAVGSYSYTLSNGVFNVNRSAWESGNTFLRRTPAPWSIFPGVMSTVGYDQLSETSNLSQYHVVNAYATYDNTFGDHAFKAMVGYNQELYQQKSLSGNRKDLLSQDLNDVNLGSGAQEINGGQTEWALLGYFTRINYDYRGKYLLELNGRYDGTSRFRPSDRFGFFPSVSAGWRVSEESFFEPIKSFANEFKIRASYGSLGNQQVANYAYLSTMSRGTSSYLMNGQKLEYLSSPAPISSSLTWEKATSADVGVDVALLRNKLNVSYDWYRRATTRMLTKGRTLPTVFGATEPRENAADLLTKGFELSVNWKDRFIVGGKPFSYNVGVVLSDYKAEITRFDNPTQLLNSNYVGQQLGEIWGYTIDGMFGSDEEAAAWQAAIPLGNSVVHKQISSAPGEWGKLRAGDLRYVDINGDGKINVGDNTVANHGDLQRIGNSLPRYSFGVNLGANWGNCDLSAFFQGIGRQNWYPGSNADKFWGPYSRPYYSFIPKDFESQIWTPENTKAYLPVLRGYTALNGGGDLQAVNNRYLQNLAYVRLKNLTLGYSLPSPLLQRIKMARCRIYVSGENMFTLTQLKTSYIDPEMAAAETNGRVYPFSKVYSFGLDISF